Genomic DNA from Deferribacterota bacterium:
GAAATTTGATAGCCTATTAATAAAAAGCGATATTAATGCTCCAAAAATGATTGGCACAGATATTAATGAAGTAGATAAAACCCTTGAAAATAAGCTAATTGAAATAGAAAAGAAGATAAAAAATAAAAATTATGAGGTTGCATTAGAAGAGATTAGAGCTTTTTTAGAGGAAAACCATGACGGATTTTATGCTATTGAGGCATATTACAAAATGGGTGATGTTTATATGAAATTAGGTGAGAAATCACCAATTTATTACAAAAGAGCCTATGAGATATTTGGCGAATTTATAGAAAAATATCCCTTTTATTTTAGATATAAGCAAGCTTTATTAAATGCTGCCAAAGCAGCCTATAAATCCCACAATTACGATGAGGCACTAGATTTATATAAAAAGATTTATGATAGTGATTTTTCTACAAATGAAAGAAAGGAGGCCTTAAGAAAAATTGGCAGAATATATGAAAATATTTCACAGTATGATAAAGCACTAGAGACTTATATGGATTATATTAAGAGATATGGTGATAATTACGAGATAAACAATAGAATTGGATATTTATATTCAAGAATGGGGGATTATGATAGCGCATATAATTACTTTTATGATTTTATTCACAGTGGTCAACTGGGGATTGAAGATCCCGATGTTTTATTTGAAATTGCTAGAGTGCTTGAAGGAAAAAAGAAGTATAATAGATCGCTAGATTTCTATAATTATATATTTAATAATTTTAGTGACTATGTGAAGGCTGATGAAGCAATGCTTAGAAGCGCAAAGATTAATAATATTTTGGGAAATAAAGAGAAAGGCAATAAAATATTAAGAGAATGTAAAGATAAATATCCAAGAAGGGATGGTGGTTATTTATGTGCCCTTAATTACGCAAGAAAACATATAGGTGAACATCCTACGGAATATTGGGAGGAGTTTTTGCGCAGTCTTTTAGATAGTGATAATGAGGATATTAGGGCTCGCGCATTATATATGTTATTAAATGCCTATTATGAAGAAGGAAAACTAGAAAATGCCTATGAGATTGCAAAAGAGATAGAGAGTGAGTACCTTGTTAGCTCAGTTATTGATGATGTTGATAATAAAAAACAAGATATTTTATATAAATTAGCTAAACAAAAATTTAGAGAAGGTGCGCTAAATGATTCTGAAAGATTATTAAATGAGTTATTAGATAACTACCCATTAACAAAATATAAAAAAGAAGCAAAAGCGCTTATTAAAAAGATAGAAGACAAAAGGAAAGAAATAAAGATAAATAAGCTTCTAGCAAAACTTAATAAAGAGATAGAAGAATTAGATAGTTTTAACGATTATCAATCTTTCTTAGGTA
This window encodes:
- a CDS encoding tetratricopeptide repeat protein, which translates into the protein MKIIIHFFLSIFFLFIVVSVTNSQQITIRKNDYVTELQLKVNPEYIDSYYEKDNKVFINFINPIRLNIVNLPDNPFIKSIDNERSSLIVNIKKGVDIYLVKQDNGLDVVLAKSRKFDSLLIKSDINAPKMIGTDINEVDKTLENKLIEIEKKIKNKNYEVALEEIRAFLEENHDGFYAIEAYYKMGDVYMKLGEKSPIYYKRAYEIFGEFIEKYPFYFRYKQALLNAAKAAYKSHNYDEALDLYKKIYDSDFSTNERKEALRKIGRIYENISQYDKALETYMDYIKRYGDNYEINNRIGYLYSRMGDYDSAYNYFYDFIHSGQLGIEDPDVLFEIARVLEGKKKYNRSLDFYNYIFNNFSDYVKADEAMLRSAKINNILGNKEKGNKILRECKDKYPRRDGGYLCALNYARKHIGEHPTEYWEEFLRSLLDSDNEDIRARALYMLLNAYYEEGKLENAYEIAKEIESEYLVSSVIDDVDNKKQDILYKLAKQKFREGALNDSERLLNELLDNYPLTKYKKEAKALIKKIEDKRKEIKINKLLAKLNKEIEELDSFNDYQSFLGRMEELSTTDNASYIPFDNLTQKVYPRLLNSLYSKGDNSGFKTYFLDYLSLVGEDNIKNDLLNDFGDIVIDDIQAYIDNDDFVAAINEYEKIENLRFDNKLENRLNELIAYALYNIGEAEKAKNYINKVTKPESIYGIFVDVVLNKNTNEDVIMNLSIDKAEELLTKLIDENPTLSYSVASIYKKNPNFALEMQYDALKNISDNETYNNIVVDFYTNLRDADEQLQERFYDIFYDAGMVYYDDENYNSTIEALSLFEKFANKDEDLQKAYYLLGESYLNINENDLARQYFSRLINNYPNTPLGELAEQELEKIGS